The following coding sequences lie in one Arachis hypogaea cultivar Tifrunner chromosome 9, arahy.Tifrunner.gnm2.J5K5, whole genome shotgun sequence genomic window:
- the LOC112711056 gene encoding protein FAR1-RELATED SEQUENCE 5, whose translation MEVSLSDGNGELLGTDNEADVESNPEDMDGQDVADEFLGEYEDVATLDVDDIKRMRWDSVDAAYEFYRRLGMCHGFGVRKGDSGKDCRGNLIRYRFFCNKEGLRDGRHNDRVDRRRAHKPETRTNCEAKLSIYFDKIERCWKVRKVATEHNHDLTPASMVHLIANHREMTDAAKAQIDGLHASGIATSKIVGYMAGMAGGYSLLGFLKKDVYNYADRTRRANISDGDANAAVVYLEGKAGSDPMSVARYSVTKDARLANLIWADGASRVDYQHFGDVLAFDSTYKKNKYKKPLVIFSGSNNHKQTTIFGFGLLFDESVSSYKWMLENLLEVMCMKKPSVVVTDGDKAIIKAVRSVLPDSTHRLCAWHIEKNVTSNVKDAVLRSSFRRWLYVDMEIEEFEMEWERAVAEYDLYDKEWATQMYERRMMWANAYLQGKFCAGFRTTSRCEGVNAFVKKFSKTTHTILELVQNLELVVREYRNKELLLHFNSMNSVPVMTTGLTSIEQHAASVYTREVFTDVKKQIVQAAALILISKKRCLNTMVYMVEEYEQPATRVKVAYGRSTGKIDCQCNFWRKNGYPCRHMFFVMKSEHVTTIPDALVLQRW comes from the coding sequence ATGGAGGTGTCTTTAAGTGATGGGAATGGGGAGCTCCTGGGTACCGACAACGAGGCTGATGTGGAATCAAACCCGGAGGACATGGATGGTCAGGATGTTGCAGACGAGTTTTTGGGTGAATATGAAGATGTCGCGACATTAGATGTGGATGACATAAAGCGGATGCGGTGGGATAGTGTTGATGCTGCTTATGAGTTTTACAGGAGGCTGGGAATGTGTCATGGATTCGGCGTCAGGAAGGGTGATTCAGGCAAAGACTGTAGAGGAAATCTGATTAGATATAGGTTTTTTTGTAACAAGGAAGGGTTGAGGGATGGGAGACACAACGACCGAGTTGATAGACGGAGGGCACACAAACCTGAGACACGAACCAATTGTGAGGCTAAGCTCTCCATATACTTTGATAAGATTGAGCGTTGTTGGAAGGTGCGAAAAGTTGCGACAGAACATAATCACGACTTGACGCCCGCATCAATGGTCCATCTGATAGCCAACCATCGTGAAATGACCGATGCAGCAAAGGCTCAGATTGATGGGTTGCATGCTAGTGGCATTGCGACATCGAAGATTGTTGGATACATGGCCGGAATGGCTGGTGGGTACTCGTTGTTGGGTTTCTTGAAGAAGGATGTGTACAACTACGCCGACAGAACCCGGCGCGCTAACATATCAGATGGCGATGCGAATGCGGCTGTTGTTTATCTGGAAGGAAAGGCTGGTTCGGATCCCATGTCGGTTGCTAGATATAGTGTAACAAAAGACGCAAGGCTGGCAAATTTAATTTGGGCCGATGGAGCTAGTAGAGTTGATTATCAACATTTTGGAGATGTGCTGGCCTTCGACTCGACATATAAGAAAAACAAGTACAAAAAACCTCTTGTGATTTTTTCAGGGTCAAACAACCACAAGCAGACCACAATTTTTGGGTTTGGTCTATTATTTGACGAGAGTGTCAGTTCTTACAAGTGGATGTTAGAAAATCTGCTTGAGGTGATGTGCATGAAGAAACCGTCTGTGGTTGTGACTGACGGGGATAAGGCGATCATAAAGGCAGTTCGATCTGTTCTTCCTGATTCGACACACCGACTGTGTGCCTGGCATATTGAGAAGAATGTTACCTCAAACGTGAAAGATGCAGTTTTACGTAGCTCTTTTAGAAGGTGGTTGTATGTTGACATGGAAATAGAGGAGTTCGAGATGGAATGGGAGCGTGCGGTTGCTGAGTATGACCTATATGACAAGGAGTGGGCCACCCAAATGTATGAGAGGAGGATGATGTGGGCAAATGCATATCTGCAAGGCAAGTTTTGCGCCGGTTTCCGGACAACGTCTCGATGTGAAGGGGTTAATGCCTTTGTAAAAAAGTTCTCGAAGACAACGCACACTATACTTGAGTTGGTTCAGAATTTGGAATTGGTGGTCCGGGAGTACCGAAACAAAGAGTTACTACTCCACTTCAACTCGATGAATTCCGTTCCAGTGATGACCACTGGCTTGACCTCGATTGAGCAACATGCCGCCTCGGTGTATACGAGAGAAGTCTTTACTGATGTCAAGAAACAGATAGTCCAAGCTGCAGCGTTGATTCTTATATCCAAGAAAAGGTGCCTTAACACAATGGTCTATATGGTTGAGGAGTACGAGCAGCCAGCTACGAGAGTCAAGGTTGCCTATGGCAGGTCCACGGGCAAAATTGACTGCCAATGTAACTTTTGGAGGAAGAATGGGTACCCCTGTAGACATATGTTCTTTGTGATGAAGTCCGAACATGTAACTACCATCCCGGATGCACTTGTGTTGCAGAGATGGTGA